The sequence below is a genomic window from Terriglobia bacterium.
CAGGTTCTTCGGCGAAGGTTCGAAACGAAAAGCTGCGCGTGATGCTTCAAAATCTTCTTGCCGATCGATTTAAGCTCGCCGTTCACCGCGAGGTCAAGAACGAGGCCGTGTATGCAATCGTGGTAGCGAAAGGCGGTCCTAAACTTAAAAAAGCTGCCATCGCAGAGCCCGATTGCTCGGATAAGGTTACAAGTCCACTCGACCCTTCTTCGTGTCATGTTCTCATCAGCGGGAGTGGGCAAGGACTCCACGGAGAAGCAGTCGACATGGCGGACTTGGCGAGAGCTTTGTTTAACGCCTTGGATCGTCCCATCGTCGACAGAACGGGGCTGAGTGGCCTCTGGAATATTCAAACTGGTGGTTGGGCCGACCCTCGGATACTGGCCCTGCCAACCAGGCCGGCGCAGAACGAACCACAACGGGCGGGGGACCTGGCTATTGCCGATCCTTCTCGTCCAACGTTATTTGCTGTATTCGAAGAACTTGGACTCAAGCTGGAGCCCCAAACAGCACCGATCGAAACTGTCTTCATCGATCATATTGAGCCGCCTTCTGAAAACTAAAGCGGCAGATGAGGCAAGTGGAATTCTGGTAGACCAAGTAACTTGACAGCTGTGGGATTCGGCGCCGGAGAATCACTGGCGCCGAGTCCCGGGCAGTTTTCCACAAAAAAAGCCGCAGATGATGCGGATCTTCATCATCTGCGGCTCTTTCAGGCTAGATCACCATACGCTGGACCGGCTGGCTCCAGTCGGTGACCGAAGGCGCGGACGTGGAACATATACGTCATGCCCGGGGTCAGATTTTCGACCGCTACCTGCTTTCGCGCAGTAGCGACCGTGATCTTCGTCCATACCGGCGCTGTCCCGTTCGTGGTTACCGGCGTGTACTCGAGTTCATAGTTACGCGCATTTGCCACCGGATCGTCGCTAGCAGTTCGCCGGCTTTGCCGTGATCGAGGCTGCTCACCAATATATGATCTGGAGATCTGGGGACAGACACCGAATTCCGACAAACTACAATTCGGTGTCTGTCCCAGAATCCCTAGGCCAGTGTCCTGCCGGTCCCGATGATGAACATCGTCAACGGCGGCGCTCACGCCGACAACAACGTCGATATGCAGGAATTCATGATCATGCCGGTCGGCGCCGCCAACCTGCCGGAGGCGGTTCGGATGGGAGCCGAGGTCTTTCACAACCTCAAGAAGATTCTTCACGACAGCGGCCACGGAACGGCCGTCGGCGATGAGGGAGGATTCGCGCCGAACCTGAAGTCCAACCAAGAAGCCATCGAACTCGTCCTGAAGGCGATCGAAGCCGCGGGCTACAAACCCGGAGACCAGATCGCGCTAGCCCTCGACGCGGCATCCAGCGAGTTCTGCGACAAGAACGGCAAGTACATTTTCAAGAAGTCCGATAAGTCCGCCCGCACCGCCGCCGACATGGTGAAGCTCTATGCCGAATGGGTTAGCAAATATCCGATCGTCTCGATCGAGGACGGGCTCGAAGACGACTGGGACGGCTGGCAGCTCCTGACCCGCGAGCTCGGAAAGAAAGTGCAGTTGGTCGGAGACGATCTTTTCGTCACGAATACGGAGCGACTCGCGCGAGGAATGGGGATGGGCGTCGCCAACGCGATCCTGGTCAAGTTGAATCAGATCGGCACGCTCACGCAGACGCTCGACGCCATCAACATGGCGCGGAAAGCGTCTTACGGAATCGTGATTTCACATCGCTCCGGCGAAAGCGAAGACACATTCATCGCCGACCTTGCCGTCGCCACCAATGCCGGACAAGACCGGCTCCATGTCGCGGACGGATCGGGTGGCGAAATACAATCAGCTGCTTCGCATCAACGAAGAGCTTGGCGATGCGGCGGTATACGCGGGCCGCGAAGCAGTGAGAATCGTGTAGCCGCAGATGACCGCGGCTACAGAGAGATAACTCTGAAATCCGGTATGCGATCGAAGTCCCTTCGGTTA
It includes:
- a CDS encoding TIGR03435 family protein — translated: MALRLYLSMFSLLIVLARFIGVAPLMAQSQSTPPLMFEAASVKRNVSGDRYFGVDLLPGGRLSAKNMPLGFLPLEAYQAPSLRVVPTDDFKKAVSPEIRNRRYDIEAVAEVNSIPPGSSAKVRNEKLRVMLQNLLADRFKLAVHREVKNEAVYAIVVAKGGPKLKKAAIAEPDCSDKVTSPLDPSSCHVLISGSGQGLHGEAVDMADLARALFNALDRPIVDRTGLSGLWNIQTGGWADPRILALPTRPAQNEPQRAGDLAIADPSRPTLFAVFEELGLKLEPQTAPIETVFIDHIEPPSEN
- a CDS encoding fibronectin type III domain-containing protein, whose amino-acid sequence is MANARNYELEYTPVTTNGTAPVWTKITVATARKQVAVENLTPGMTYMFHVRAFGHRLEPAGPAYGDLA